The following DNA comes from Chloroflexia bacterium SDU3-3.
CAGCGACGATGGCGTGGGCTTCGACCCCGCGCCGGTGCTGGCCAGCATGCGCCAGGGCGGCAGCGGCGGCCTGCTGAGCATGCACGAGCGTCTGCTGCTGTGCGATGGCCGCCTTTCAATCGAATCATCCCCAGGGCACGGCACTACGCTGAGCGCCTGGGTTCCGCTACAGGCGGGCGTGACGGCACCCGACGCGCCCACGGAGGGGAGACATGGCACCGATTCGCATCCTGCTGGCCGATGACCATCGGCTGTTCCGCGCCGGGGTGCGCGCGCTGCTGCAGCCGCTGGATGATATCGTCATCCTCGGCGAGGCCAGCGATGGCCCGGGCGCGCTGGAGCTGATCGACCGCCTCGGCCCCGATGTGGTGCTGATGGATATCGCCATGGCGGGCATGAGCGGGCTGGATGTGGCCCAGGCCCTAGTGCGCGCCGCCTCGCCCACCCGCGTGATCTTCCTCTCCATGCACGCCAACGAGGAGTATGTGGTGCAGGCCCTGCGCGTGGGGGCGGCGGGCTATGTGCTCAAAGATGCCGACACCGTCGAGCTGGAGCTGGCCATCCGCGCCGCCGCTCGTGGCGACATCTACCTCAGCCCCTTTGTCTCGCGCCAGGTGGTCGAGAGCTATGTCCAGCGCACCCAGCCCGACTCCCCCGCCCCGCTCAGCATCCGCCAGCGCGAGATCCTGCGCCTGATCGCCGAGGGCCACTCCACCCAGGAGATCGCGCTGCAGCTTGGCCTGAGCGCCAAGACGGTGGAGAAGCACCGCGCCCAGCTGATGGAGCGGCTGGGCATCTACGATATCGCGGGGCTGGTGCGCTACGCCATCCGCGCGCGGATCATCTCGGTCGATGGATAGGCGGGTAGGAAATCTGCTACTGCACAGGTAGGAAAATCCTACTAGGCATGGCCAGTCTTCCTGGGCTATCCTTACTGCGAGATGAAGACTAGCGGTATTAGGTATATTCCCTATGATCCACGTACTGATCGTTGATGACAGCCCGGCATTTCTCGATGTGGCCGCACACGAGATCGGGCGCATCCCCGGCTGCGCTGTCGCCGGGCGCGCCGAGTCCGGGCGGGAAGCGCTGGCCCGCGTCGCCCAGCTTCACCCCGACCTTGTGCTGCTGGATATTGCCCTGCCCGACATGTCGGGCATCGAGGTGGCCCAGCAGATCAAAAAGCTCCAGCTGGCCACGCGGGTGGTGCTGGTCTCGCTGTCGAACTCGGCTATCTACCGCGCGACGGGCGAGGCGGTGGGGGCCGACGGCTTCATCCCCAAGGATGAGATCGACACGCAGCTGCCCGCGCTGGTGGCGCGCCTGTTCCCCGCCGCCAGCGCCGCGCACGCCCCCGCCGCCACCCCGCCCGTTCCCGAGGAGCTTGGCCCGATCTGGGAGGCCAGCCCCTGCGCTATGCTGCTGGCCGACATGCAGGGCGTGGTGGTGGCGCTCAACCCGGCCTGCAAGCGCCTGTGCGGCTACGAGCGCAGCTCGCTGCGCGGCGCTCCGCTAGAGTCGATCGTGCTTGACCCAGGGCGGGCGCGCACCCTGCGCGACATGCTGGCGGCAGCCCAGCCCAAGGTGCCCACCCCGCCGGTCGAGCTGGCCATCCGCCACGCCGATGGCAGCGTGCTGCACGCCGAGGCCCAGGCCTCGCTGCTGTGGCGCGAGCCAGAGTCGCTGGTGCTGTTCACCCTGCACAACCTGACCGAGCGCAAGTTCCTTGAGGCCAAGCTGCGCCAGCACGAGGACCAGCGCCGCCAGTGGGAGCAGCAGATGCTGGAGACCCAGAAGCTGGAGCGGCTGGGCCTGCTGACCGGCAGCGTGGCCCACGATTTTAACAACATCCTCACCAGCATCAAGGCCTACGCCGATCTCTCGCTGCTGGAGCTTCCGCCCGACTCCGACGCCACGCGCGAGTCGCTCAGCGCGATCAGCAGCAGCGCGCGCTACGCCATGAACCTCACGCGCCAACTGCTGAACGCCACCGGGCGGCGCAAGCAGCAGCGGCTGGCGATCGACCTGAGCCAGTTTGTGCGCGACCTCGACCAGCTGCTGCAGGTGGCCTGCACCAAGAACTGCTCGCTGGTCTACCACCTGGCCGAGCGCATGCCGCCGATCGAGCTGGACACCGCCCAGCTCATCCAGATCGTGCTGAACTTTGCCGTGAATGCCTGCGAGGCTATCGGCGAGGATGATGGCACGATCATCATCACCACCGAGGTGCGCGATCTGGCGCGCGAGCAGCTGGGGCGGCTGCTGTTTGGCGGCGGCCTGGCCCCTGGGCGCTACATCGGGCTGTCGGTGTCCGACACCGGCTGCGGCATGGATGCCGCGACGCTTGAGCGCGTGTTCGAGCCGTTCTTCACCACCAAGGCCCACGGGCGCGGCCTCGGGCTGGCCTCCACCCAGCACATCGTGCGCGAGATCGGCGGGGCGATGTATGTCGAGAGCGCTCTGGGCAAGGGCACGATCTTCCAGGTGTGGTTTCCCATCGCGCCGTAGCGGTGGCGGAACGATCTGCCGTGGTGCTGGAACGATCTGCAGCGGTGCAAGAAGGATCTGCCGTGGTGGTGGAACGATCTGCCGTGGTGGTGGAACGATCTGCCGTGGTGGTGGAACGATCTGCCGTGGTGGAGAAACGATCTGCAGCGGTGGTGGAACGATCTGCCGTGGTGCTGGAACGATCTGCAGCGGTGCTGGAACGATCTGCAGCGGTGCAAGAAGGATCCGCCGTGGTGCAAGAAGGATCTGCAGCGGTGCAAGAAGGATCTGCACCAGTGCAAGAAGGATCTGCAGCGGTGCAAGAAGGATCTGCAGCGGTGCAAGAAGGATCTGCAGCGGTGCAAGAACGATCTGCCGTGGTGCAAGAACGATCTGCCGTGGTGCAAGAACGATCTGCCGTGGTGCAAGAACGATCTGCCGTGGGGCAGTTTTAGCAAAAAGGCGGCCTGGGGATTTCGCCCCAGGCCGCCTTTTGCGCTATTGCTGGGCTAGATGCCCAGCGCCGTCGTCACCTCGGCCAGGAACGACTGCTCCTCCAGGCTCATCTTGGTGCCGCCCAGGCCCCAGAACGAGCCTTCGTTGGCGGCGTTGGCCACACGCTCGCCCACCAGCAGCAGCCAGCGCTTCAGCTCGGCGGCCTGCTGGGCGGTGGCGCGCTGGCCCAGTTGCTCGGCCACCTGGCGGCAGGCCGCCAGCGCCTCGGCGCGCAGCACCGAGGCGTCGGTGCCCTTCTGCATGCTGATCAGCTGCTCGATCGAGAGCGACTTGCCGGTGCTGCCCTGCAGCATGGTGCGCAGCAGCGTGTTGGCGGGGAACTTGCGGCCCGCCGAGCGTAGGATGGAGAGGATCATCTCGCCCTCCTGCATGGTGTCGGTCAGGCTGCCCTCGGTGGTGTGCATCATCGCAATGCCGATCAGGGCGGCGGCGCGGCGGAACTGGTACATGTCCTCGCTGGTGGGCGTGAAGCTGGTGCGCAGCGCGCGGTTGGCCTGCTCGGCCTCCACCTGCTGCTCGGCCTCGCCCAGCCCAAGCTCGGCCTCCACCGGCGCGATCTTCCAGATCTCATCGCAGTACTGCTGCATCGAGCGGTCCGACGAGAAGAAGCCGCAGCGGGCCGCGTTGATGATCGACTTGCGCACCCAGCTCTCGCCGTCTCGGTAGGCCTGCTCGGCGACATCTTGGCAGCGGATGTACGACTCGTAGTCGGCCATCAGCATGTAGGTGTCCTCGTTCAGCAGGTGGTCAACGATCGGGCGGAACAGGCTGCTGTCGCCGTTCGAGAAGAAGCCGCTGGCGATCTGGTCGATGGCCTGGC
Coding sequences within:
- a CDS encoding response regulator transcription factor is translated as MAPIRILLADDHRLFRAGVRALLQPLDDIVILGEASDGPGALELIDRLGPDVVLMDIAMAGMSGLDVAQALVRAASPTRVIFLSMHANEEYVVQALRVGAAGYVLKDADTVELELAIRAAARGDIYLSPFVSRQVVESYVQRTQPDSPAPLSIRQREILRLIAEGHSTQEIALQLGLSAKTVEKHRAQLMERLGIYDIAGLVRYAIRARIISVDG
- a CDS encoding response regulator, whose translation is MIHVLIVDDSPAFLDVAAHEIGRIPGCAVAGRAESGREALARVAQLHPDLVLLDIALPDMSGIEVAQQIKKLQLATRVVLVSLSNSAIYRATGEAVGADGFIPKDEIDTQLPALVARLFPAASAAHAPAATPPVPEELGPIWEASPCAMLLADMQGVVVALNPACKRLCGYERSSLRGAPLESIVLDPGRARTLRDMLAAAQPKVPTPPVELAIRHADGSVLHAEAQASLLWREPESLVLFTLHNLTERKFLEAKLRQHEDQRRQWEQQMLETQKLERLGLLTGSVAHDFNNILTSIKAYADLSLLELPPDSDATRESLSAISSSARYAMNLTRQLLNATGRRKQQRLAIDLSQFVRDLDQLLQVACTKNCSLVYHLAERMPPIELDTAQLIQIVLNFAVNACEAIGEDDGTIIITTEVRDLAREQLGRLLFGGGLAPGRYIGLSVSDTGCGMDAATLERVFEPFFTTKAHGRGLGLASTQHIVREIGGAMYVESALGKGTIFQVWFPIAP